From a single Rutidosis leptorrhynchoides isolate AG116_Rl617_1_P2 chromosome 5, CSIRO_AGI_Rlap_v1, whole genome shotgun sequence genomic region:
- the LOC139848977 gene encoding uncharacterized protein, which produces MDACHILLGRPWQYDRKTKHDGYQNTYSFYKDGVNVTLVPLDTRKPTDVDPNLFMSRTEIIEAVKTNPLIFTLVIEQANKVGHHIPVEVKGLLHEFSDVLLDDIPLGLPLMRDVQHCIDFVLGSTIPNKPAYRMNPSEFAEL; this is translated from the coding sequence ATGGATGCGTGCCATATTCTCCTTGGTCGTCCTTGGCAATACGATCGAAAGACTAAACACGACGGCTATCAAAATACGTATAGCTTTTACAAAGACGGAGTTAATGTGACACTTGTACCCCTTGATACACGCAAACCTACTGATGTCGATCCTAATTTATTTATGAGTCGAACAGAAATTATTGAAGCTGTGAAAACCAACCCTTTGATTTTTACGTTGGTGATTGAACAAGCAAACAAGGTTGGTCATCATATTCCAGTTGAGGTTAAAGGGCTACTACACGAGTTTTCAGACGTTCTACTTGACGATATTCCTCTCGGGCTACCGTTAATGCGTGATGTACAACATTGCATTGATTTCGTTTTGGGCTCTACAATTCCAAACAAGCCCGCTTATCGTATGAATCCGTCTGAATTCGCCGAGTTGTAA